The DNA segment CTTCCTTGACGTGGGACAGAATGACGACCCGGCTCATGCCCGTAGACAGGATATCGTGGACGTTTTCGACGCCCGCCTGGTTTTCGGAGTAGTACTGCGGCTTGGCCACCTTCCCCACGTCGTGGAACAGGGCGGCGACCCGGCAAAGCAGCGGGTTGGCGTGGATGGCCGTCGCGCCCGCCTCTGCGAGCGTGCCCACGACGACGCTGTGGTGGAACGTTCCCGGAGCTTCGAGCATCAGGCGCCTGAGGAGCGGATGCCCCGTGCCCGCCAGCTCCATCAGCCGGATGTCGCTCGCGTATCCAAATGCGTATTCGGCCAGCGGCAGGAGGGCCAGCGTTATCGGGCCGGCGGCCAGGACGTTGACCGCGGCGAACAATCCCGCCCACCAGATTCCGGACGTCCCATGGAGCGCCAATTCCAGGGCGATCGCCCCCAGCGCGCAGATCGGCGCCGCCATGATGCCCGCCAGGAGCATCCGGTACCTGTCCTGTATCCGTCCCGACCGTGCAGCGCACGCCGTGCCCGACAGCAGCAGGAAAAGCAGCGCGGGCCATCGCCCGGATGCCGCGGCTGCGGAAAGGACGGAAGCCGCGACGGTGAACAGTATGGCGACTTCGGAGTTCAGGAGGACGCGCACGATCATGGCGAAGGCGGGCAGGGGAATCAGGTAGACGTACAGGCGCGCGGGCACCACGCCGCTCCACGAGGGTATCGACGGAAGCACCTCGACTACGGCCTTCGCAAGAAACAGCAGGATCAGCGACAGGGAGCATAGGAAGAGGAAATCCCTCGCGGCCAGCCGGACCTTGCGCACTTCCCTGCCCGCGAAGCCGAACCATTCGGAAAGGAACAGGGCGACCGCGAGCGTCAGCGCCACCGCGCCCGCGAGGGGGAAGAGGCCTCCCATTCGCCCGGCGGACCGGGGGAAGATCTCCGATCCCCAGAGATAGAAGAGCGCCACGAACACCGCCGCGGAGAGAAGGCCGATCACGCTCTCCCTGAACGGAATCCCCCGCCGCGCCTCGCCGGCCTCGCGGTCCCTGTTGTTCCTGTCACCGTTTTTCGTATCGTTCATAGGCCTTGATGATTTCCTGCACGATGGGATGGCGCACGACGTCGATCTCCGTGAACCGGCAGAACCGGATACCGTCCACTCCCGCGAGTATATCGATCGCCTCGTTCAGGCCGGAGACCCGACCCGAGGGAAGGTCGGTCTGCGTGATGTCTCCCGTTATGACCGCCTTGGAGCCGAAACCGATCCTCGTGAGGAACATCTTCATTTGCTCCGAGGTCGTGTTCTGCGCCTCGTCGAGCACGACGAACGAGTCGTTCAGCGTCCGGCCGCGCATGAAGGCGAGGGGCGCAACCTCTATCGTTCCGCGCTCCATCATCTTCGCCGCCTGCTCGTACTCCAGCATCGTGTAAAGCGCGTCGTGCAGGGGGCGCAGGTACGGATTGACCTTCTCGGCCATGTCGCCGGGGAGGAAGCCCAGCTTCTCGCCCGCTTCGACGGCCGGGCGCGCGAGGATGATCCGCTTCACCTCCTTGCGGACGAGGTATCCGACCGCCATCGCCATCGCCAGGAACGTTTTCCCCGTCCCCGCCGGGCCGACGCCGAAGACGATGTCGGACTCCCGGATCGCGTCGAGGTACATCTTCTGCGCGACGCTCTTGGGAGTGATGATCTTGCTGCGGGAAGACATGAACACGACGTCCTGGAACACGGTGGCGACATCCGCGTTCCTGTCGGACGAGACGATCCTCACCGCGGAGGCGACGTCGTTCGACGTGATCGGTATCCCCTTTCGCAGCACGCGGTACAGCCCGTCGAGCACCTTGGCCGCCAACTCTACCTGGAGCGGATCCCCTGACACGAAAGCTTCGTTGCCCTTGGGGCGTATGGCGACCCCCAGCGCGCGCTCCACGATCTTCAGGTGGTCGTCGTGCCGCCCGAACAGCTCGGGGAGCGTGCCGGTGTCGTCGAAACGGAGCGTTTCCTCCCTGCGTTCCACAGCTTCCATTTTCCTACCGCGCGACCTCCTTTAGAAGAACCTCACCCACATCGCGAACGAGCTCGTGGAGCCCGGTGCGAGGAGAAGCCGGTAAACCCATGCCCCCATGTAAGCGGCGACGCCGAACCATGCGGCGGCCCTGAGGTATCCGATGTTCCGGATCCGGGCCCTCTCCTCGCGGAAGAGCTGTTCGGGATCGTCCCTCTTCTCCTCCGGCGCCGAGACCTCGACCAGGCCGCGGTCCAGAAGCGACCACAACGCCTTTACCCCCTCGAACCATGTCAGGCACGCCTTGCGGAAGATACGTTGGGGCTCCGCGGAAAATTCCAGCCCTTTCCATATGCGGCGCTCCTCCTCGGACAGGGCTGACGTGTCGACTTTTTCACCTTCCTTCCGCGCCGCCCGGAAATCGCCGGGCGGGAACTTCTCCCTGTAGATCGGGTATTCGTCGAGGTACTGCATCCCCTCGAGCATCAGCACGTCGGCGCGGACCGGGCTGGACATCCACGCGGGAGGACGCACCGCGAAGCTCTCGAACCTGTATTCCCCGTCTTTCAGCCGCAGGACGTCGAACAGGCTCTCCTTGATCTGGAGCGAAAGGTACCGGGCGAGCGTCTCGCCGGAGATAATTTCCCTCTCCACCAGGGCCTCGCCCAGCTTCTTCCCCCCCTTTTCCTGCGTCATCAGGATCTTGCGCAACTGCTGGGCGGTGATCAGCCCCGCATCGACCAGCATCGTCCCCAGCATCCCGGAGGGGACGCGGCGGTCGGGCTGTACATCGACTATCAGGCCTTCGGAGAAG comes from the Deltaproteobacteria bacterium genome and includes:
- a CDS encoding HDIG domain-containing protein, which codes for MNDTKNGDRNNRDREAGEARRGIPFRESVIGLLSAAVFVALFYLWGSEIFPRSAGRMGGLFPLAGAVALTLAVALFLSEWFGFAGREVRKVRLAARDFLFLCSLSLILLFLAKAVVEVLPSIPSWSGVVPARLYVYLIPLPAFAMIVRVLLNSEVAILFTVAASVLSAAAASGRWPALLFLLLSGTACAARSGRIQDRYRMLLAGIMAAPICALGAIALELALHGTSGIWWAGLFAAVNVLAAGPITLALLPLAEYAFGYASDIRLMELAGTGHPLLRRLMLEAPGTFHHSVVVGTLAEAGATAIHANPLLCRVAALFHDVGKVAKPQYYSENQAGVENVHDILSTGMSRVVILSHVKEGLRLAKEYRLGDRVAEIIAQHHGTSYLYYFLDKAQADIQERRSSEEMFRYPGPRPRSREAAIIMLADSVEATARSLKDPTKAELDEIVDRIVDRAYLDGQLNDCDMTLRDLHAVCEAFKNVLSAVLHARVDYPESGKGPPVG
- a CDS encoding PhoH family protein → MEAVERREETLRFDDTGTLPELFGRHDDHLKIVERALGVAIRPKGNEAFVSGDPLQVELAAKVLDGLYRVLRKGIPITSNDVASAVRIVSSDRNADVATVFQDVVFMSSRSKIITPKSVAQKMYLDAIRESDIVFGVGPAGTGKTFLAMAMAVGYLVRKEVKRIILARPAVEAGEKLGFLPGDMAEKVNPYLRPLHDALYTMLEYEQAAKMMERGTIEVAPLAFMRGRTLNDSFVVLDEAQNTTSEQMKMFLTRIGFGSKAVITGDITQTDLPSGRVSGLNEAIDILAGVDGIRFCRFTEIDVVRHPIVQEIIKAYERYEKR
- a CDS encoding DUF4388 domain-containing protein, which gives rise to MQGKLGDFSIPDIFQLISNQGKSGSLTIRGGERDSVFLFSEGLIVDVQPDRRVPSGMLGTMLVDAGLITAQQLRKILMTQEKGGKKLGEALVEREIISGETLARYLSLQIKESLFDVLRLKDGEYRFESFAVRPPAWMSSPVRADVLMLEGMQYLDEYPIYREKFPPGDFRAARKEGEKVDTSALSEEERRIWKGLEFSAEPQRIFRKACLTWFEGVKALWSLLDRGLVEVSAPEEKRDDPEQLFREERARIRNIGYLRAAAWFGVAAYMGAWVYRLLLAPGSTSSFAMWVRFF